Below is a window of Clavibacter michiganensis subsp. tessellarius DNA.
ACCTCGAAGACGCGGCGCCACTCGTCCACCGGCGTCTCCGCGACGGCGTCCCCGCCGATCACGCCGGCGGAGTGCACGAGCACGTCGAGGCAGTCGAGGCCGGGCACGAGGTCGGCGAGGCCACCCGCGGCGAGGTCGGCGGCCCAGCCGACGGCGTCCGGCAGGGAGGCGGCGAGCGCGTCGACGGCGTCACGGTCGCGGCCGTGCACGATCACGCGGTGCGTGCGGCCGAGGTCCTCGGCGACGGCGCGGCCGATGCCGCGGGTGGCTCCCGTGACGAGGGCGACGGGGCGGGCGTGGTCGGTCATGGATCCTCCTGGGTCGCGGTCCCCCAGGCTACCGACGGCGTCCGGCCATCCCGTCGGGAGCGCTCCGGAGCATGACGTAGCGTGAAGGGACCGGCGGCCGCGAGGCGCGTCGTCCGCAGCCGCCCGAGAGGATCCGCCCGTGCACGCCCGCTTCCCCGCCAGCCTCGAGGTGCTGCGCCAGGAGGCCCGCGACGAGCTGGACGCCGTGATCGAGCACTGCTGCCGGAACGGCGACGACCCGTGGGAGGTCATCCCGCAGCTGCCGACGGTGGACGAGCACGTCGTCGCGACCCTCCGCCAGGACGCGCTCGAGGCCGAGGGGATGGCCGAGGAGCTCGCCCGCGTGCGGCATCCGTCGACCGAGCCCAGCGTCGTGGCGCGCTTCGAGTACCGGCTCCTGCGCGGCATCGCGCTGGAGCACCCCGACCTCTCGCGCGCGGTCTGGACCCTCATCGGCCGCATGGAGCGCGACCTCCGCCGACGCTGACGAAGAGGTGGTGAGAGCCACATTCGCCGTCAGCGAACGCCTTGGCACTCCCCTAGGCCGAGTGCTAATCTGATCGCAGTTGAGCCGAGAGGGCTCAACCCACAGATCATCGATCAGAGGAGTCGAGCATGAACATGGCCTTCGATCCGTTCCGCGAGCTGGACCGCGCGATGGGCGCGCTGGCCGAGACCCGCCAGGCGAACCGGCCGATGCCCATCGACCTGCACCGCGAGGGCGACACCTACGTGCTGGCCGCCGACCTCCCGGGCATCGACCCGGGTTCCGTCGACATCGACGTGGACGGCCAGCTGCTGACCATCCGCGCCGAGCGCACGCTCGCCGGCGACCAGAACGTGCGGTGGCTGACGCGCGAGCGCGTGGCCGGCACGTTCCTCCGCCAGCTGACGCTCGGCCAGGGCATCGACACGGAGCGCATCTCGGCGCACTACGCGAACGGCGTGCTGAGCGTCACCATCCCCGTGAGCGAGCGCGCGAAGCCGCGCAAGATCGCGGTCACGTCCGACGAGCCGCAGGGCCAGGAGGGCCGCACGCTGACGGTGGAGCAGGGCGCGCACGCCGCGAGCTGATCCGCCCGGGCGCCGCATCGGCGCCGACACGACGAGGAGCCGTCGTCCGCATCCGCGGGCGGCGGCTCCTCGTGCGTCCGCGCGCGCGCGGCCGGCCCGTCGCGTCAGCCGATGCGCGGCCGCAGCCCCCGATGGATCGCGAGCGGGTTCCGCAGCGAGCCGTGGATCTGCATGACCGGCGCCTGCAGGTCGACCATCCGCCGGTTGTCGCGCAGCTGCAGCCGGTTGAGGCAGGAGCGGTCGAAGGACGGCGTGAACAGGTCGAACCGGGCGACGCGGTCCGCGAGCTCCGGGTGCGCGCGCTCGTGGTCGGCGAGGGCCTCCGCCGCCACGCGCCACAGCCCGTCGGGGCCGAGGTCGTCGCGGTCCTCGACGAGCGCGGCGGCGAAGCGGAGGAAGCCGTCCATCACGTCGGTGAAGACCGTGAGGGTGCGCTCCTCCTCGGGGATGTCGAGGCGGATCCGGCGCACGTCCTCCGGCAGCTCGCGCTCCATGTCGAAGAGGGCGACCTCCTCGGCGATGTCCTTCATCAGCACGCGCACGACGACGTGGTCGCGCAGCACGAGGATCACGTTCTCGCCGTGCGGCATGAAGGCGAGGTCGTGCGCGAGGAGCGCGTGCGCGAGCGGCACGAGGTAGGCGTCGAGCCAGCGACGGATCCACGCGGGAGCGCCGATCCCCGACGCGTCGATGAGCGCGCCCAGCACGGTGTCGCCGTGGGCGTCGACGTGCAGGAGGCTCGTCATGCTCATCAGCCGCTCCCCCTCGGCGAGGCCCGGCACGGGCGACTCCCGCCAGAGCGCCGACAGCATCTTCCCGTGGGAGTGGCCGGGCGGCAGCGCGGAGTCGACCCGGGCGTCCCGCACGCCGACCGACGCGACCTCGCGGAGGATCCCGAAGCCCCGCCGCGCGAACTCCCCGTCGCCCGTCACGAGCGCGTGCACCCAGTCGTTGATCGCGGGGGTCACGGCCATGTACGCCGGGGACAGCCCGCGCGTGAAGCCCATGTTGAGGATCGACAGCGACGTCTTCACGTAGCAGCGCTCCGGGGTGGTGCGGTTGGCCCAGGTGCGGATCGACTGCTGCGCGCCGTACTCGTCGTCGCCCGTGCCGAGGAGCACGATGTCGCGCGTCGCGACCAGCCCCGCGAAGGTGACGGTGACGACGTTCTCCCACTGCCACGGGTGCACGGGAACGAGCACGCGCGCGGCCGGGTCGACGCCGAGGTCGGCCATCCGGGCGCGGAACCGCTCGCGGACGACCGGGCCGAGCTCCGCGTCGAGGAACGCCTCCCGGTCGAGGCCCTCGACGGCGGCGAAGTGCGCGAGGCGCTCGTGCACGGCGAGCCAGAGGATCCGCACGTCCTGCCCCGCCTCGGGCGCGTACCGGTCGTGGTCGTCGAGGTCGAAGCCGATGCGGCCGTTGGTCGCGACGAAGCAGGGGTGGCCCTCGTCCATCGTCGACTCGACCTCCGCGTACGACGCCGTGAGGAGGCCGCGCGCGTCGGGAACGTCGCGGAGGCGGGAGAACGCGGCGGCCGAGAGCGTGCTCTGGATCTCGTCGAGGTAGACGGGCAGGACCTCGTCGGTGATCCCGAGGCGGTCGCGGAGGTCGAGCACGAGGTCCACGGCGTCGAGCGCCGCGGGCTCCCCGTCGACCGTGCGGCGGATGCTCGCCTCGTCGACGTCCCAGTGGTCGAGCTCGAGGACCCGGGCCCGGTACGCGTACGCGCTCCGGCCGTCGGCGCTCGCGACCCGGTACTCGGCCCACCGCCTCGGGTCGTGCGGGGTGCGGGGCGCGCCGGGTGCCCGCTCCGGATCCACGCGCTCGGGTTCGACGAGCAGCTCGTGCGCGAACTCAGCGAGCGCCTTGCGCACGAGGTGGCGCGTGGCGGCGGCCCAGGCATCCGGGCGGAGGTGGTCGGCGCGGTGGACGCGGGGATCCGGCTCGGCGGTCCTCGACGCGGCAGCCGGCCGGGCCTCGGTGTGGGTGTCGAGGGGGTGGTCGTGGGTGAGGGTCATGTCGTGTCCATCCGTCGGGGAGGCGTGCAGGAGGGCGTCGTCGCGCGTGGCGACACTGAGGAGCGCGTGCTTCGAGCCGAGGTCGACGACCCGGAGCGGCCGGAACCCGACGAGCTCGTTGAGGCGCTGGATCCGGGTGTTGCGCACGTCCGGCTCGACGACGAGGCGCCGTACCGCGGGATCGCGCAGCAGGTGCGCGACCACGTGCCGCATGACGGCGGTCGTGAAGCCGGGCAGCGGGTCGCCGGCCGGCGGGGCCACGAGCAGGTGCATGCCGCGGTCGCCGGGCAGGGGGTCGAGGTGCGCGCCGACGGGGTCGTCGGCCGGGTCGTAGGCCTCGACGAGGAACGCGGGGACGCCGTCGTGCAGGCCGATCCAGGCCTCGCGCGCCGGATCCGCGTCGATCGACGCGTACTCGGCCCGCACCTCCTCGAGCGTCGCGTGCTCCATCTGCCAGAAGCGAGCGCGCGGCGCCGTGACCCAGGCGTGCACGAGGGCCGCGTCGCCGTCGGGATCGAGCGGGCGCATCGCGAGCGGGAGGCGGGGCTGGAACACGAGGTCCGGGTCGGCCGCGGCGGGCGCGGGCGCGCTCACGCGAGCACCCCCGATCCGGCGACGGGCGCGTCCTCCGGCAGCCCGAACTCCTGGAACGCGATCCGCTCCTCCACGGCGTAGTCCTCGCGCCCCGTGATCGCGCGGAGGATCCGCGAGTTGCGGTGCGCGGTCATCCCGAGGTCGGGCGCGACGAAGCCGTGCGTGTGCACTTCCGCGTTCTGCACGAAGAGCGTGCCGGCGTCGTCGACCGTGTGCTCGCGCGCCACGTCGAGCCGGCCGCGCGCGTCGCGGTGCACGCGGTCGCCGAGCCCGTCGAGGATCCCGGGGGCCGACGCGTCGTACCCGCTCGCCATGATCACCGCGCCCGTGGGCCAGTCGCGCTCCGCGCCCGTCTCCGCGTGCCGGAGCCCGAGGACCGCACCGCCGTCGGGCGTCGCGCGCGCCGAGACGACCTCCGCGTTGGTGAGAAGCCGCGTCGGCACGCCGGATCCCGCGTCACCGCCGGCCCCGAGCCGCCCCTCGGCCCGCAGCGCGTCGAACGCGAGCCGCTTCCGGTAGAGCGTCTGGAAGACGTCGTCGATGAGGTCGGAGTCGATCCCCTTGTAGAGGTTCCGCTGCTCGCGCAGGAGCACCTCGCGGGCGCCCGCGGGCAGGCCGAAGAAGTGGTCGCTGTACTCGGGGCTCGTCATCTCGAGCGTGAGCCGCGTGTACTCGAGCGGGAAAAACCGCGGCGAGCGCGTGATCCAGTCGAGCCGGTAGCCGCGGGAGTCCACGTCCTCGAGGAGGTCGCGGTAGATCTCCGCCGCGCTCTGCCCGCTGCCGACGACCGTGATCGCGTCCCGCTCCTGCAGCGCGTCCTTGGCGCCGAGGTAGCCGGAGCTGTGCACGACGCCCGGGAGGTCGCGCACGGCCTCGGGCAGCCAGGGCGGAGTTCCCACGCCGACGACGAGGTTCCGTCCGCGGTGCACGTGCGCGACGCCCGCGGCGTCGACCGACTCGACGACGTACGCGCCCGCGGCCTCGTCGAAGGAGACCGCCCGCACGTCGCGGTCGAGCTCGATCCCCCGTGCCCGCTCCGCCGCCCACCGGCAGTAGGCGACGTACTCGCTGCGCAGGACGAAGAAGTCCTCGCGGATGTAGAAGGAGTACAGCCGCCCGGTGTCCTTGAGGTAGGCGAGGAACGAGAAGCGCGAGGTCGGATCCGCGAGCGTCACGAGGTCGGCGAGGAACGGCGTCTGCAGGTGCGCGGTCGGCAGCATCATGCCGGGGTGCCAGTCGAAGCGGGGCTTCCTCTCCAGCACGACGAGGTCGAGGTCGAGCGGATCCGCGAGGCACGCGAGCCCGAGGTTCGCCGGGCCGAGGCCCACGGCGACGACGTCGTGGACGCGGTCGGGGGCGGCGCTCATCGGGTCGCCTCCGCCGAGGTCACGGGCGCGGGCGCGGGCGCGTGCGCGGACTCGTGCGCGGTCGCGGTCACGGTCGCCTGCGCCGCGTCGTCCAGCCCGGCGTCCAACGCGTCGCCCGCCGCCACGACCATCCCGAGGATCTCGCGGATGTGCGCGTCCGTCGTCGCGGGGTTCAGCAGCGTGAGCTTCAGGTGCGCACGTCCGTCGACGCGGGTCGCGGCGACCATCGCCCGGCCGGAGTCCTGGATCGCCTGCCGGATGCCGCGGTTCACGGCGTCCGAGCGGATCCTCGCGCAGGTCCCCGCGGACCCGTCCCGCTCAGCGGCTGGCACGTACCGGAACACGAGCGCGCTGATCTCGGGCCGCACCACCACCTCGAGCGCCGGATCCCGCCGCATCGCGAGCCAGGTGCGGTCGGCGAGCGCGATGACGTCGTCGAGCATCCGCCCCACCCCGTCGGCGCCCACCGTGCGGAGCGTGAGCCACAGCTTCAGCGCGTCGAAGCGCCGCGTGGTCTGCAGCGACTTGTCGACCTGGTTCGGGATCTCCTCGTGCGCGCGATCCGCCGGGTTCAGGTAGTCGGCGTGCAGCGTCGCGTGCCGGAGCGAGCGGCCGTCGCGCACGATCAGCGCGCTCGAGCTCACGGGCTGGAAGAACGTCTTGTGGTAGTCGACCGTCACGGAGTCGGCGTGCTCGATCCCGTCGAGCAGGTGCCGGTGCGCGAGCGAGGTGAGGAGCCCGCCGCCGTACGCGGCGTCGACGTGCAGCCGGATGCCCTCGCGGCGGCAGACGTCGCCGATCGCGGGCAGCGGGTCCACGCTGCCGAAGTCGGTCGTGCCCGCGGTCGCGACGACCGCGATCGGCAGGAGGCCCGCCGCGGAGCAGCGCGCGAGCTCGCGCTCGAGGGCGTCCACGCGCATCCGCATGGCGTCGTCGGCGGGCACGCGGATGACCGCGTCGGGCGCGAGCCCGAGGATCCGGGCGCTCTTCTCGACGCTGAAGTGGCCCACCTCGCTCACGAGGATCCGCATCCGCTGCCGGTCGTCCATCGACAGCCCGTGCAGGGCCGCCGCCTCGTCGCGCGCGAGGAGCAGCGCCTGCAGGTTCGACTGGCTGCCGCCGCTCGTGAAGACGCCGTCCGCGTCGGCGCCGAGGCCGATGCGACCTGCCGTCCAGTCGATGAGCGACCGCTCGATGAGGGTCGCGCCCGCGCTCTGGTCCCACGTGTCCATCGACGTGTTGACGCTCGAGAGGATGAGCTCCCCCGCGATGGCCGGGATGAGGATCGGGCAGTTGAGGTGCGCGACGTACGACGGGTCGTGGAACCAGACGGCGTCGCGGAGGTAGAGGTCGTCGAGCTCGTCGAGGGCGTCGTCGAGCCCGCCGAGCGGGCGGTCGAGGTCGAGCCCGGCGAAGGAGCGGCGGAGGCGGTCGGGCGTGATCCCCGTGAACGGCCCGTCGGCGCGCCGGGCGGCGGTGCGCACGTGGGCGGCGGCCGACCGGAGGGCGGCGTCCCAGCCGGGGAGCGTCCGGTCGGAGAACAGCTCGGCGGCGGGGTCCGGATCCGGCGCGATGGCGGCCGGACGGTCGTCGACGAGGGTCGAGGCGGTGGGGAGGGAGGCGTGCGGAAGAGGAGACATGGGTCCTTCGCGGTCGAGGTGGAGCCGTGTCCGGGTCACGAGCTGGCGTGCGAGTTAGGTAAGGCTCACCTACTATCGGGGTGGTCGGGCGCGAACGCAACCCGGCCGACGCCGACCCGCGGGGACCCTCCGCGGGGCGCTCGCGTGACCCCGATTCGGGGGCGCGGTCGGGCTCGTCGGCGCCCGTCAGCGCTCGTAGGGTGGGGGCATGAGCGACGCAGACGACCCGACCGACGGCATCCGCACCGGGCGCGGCCCCGGCGATCCCGACGGGCTGGTGACGGTCGACGACGTGGTCGCGGCCGACGGCGCTCCCGCCGGCGTCGGCGACGCGGTCCGCGAGCCGGAGGGCACGGGCTACGGGCACGCGGAGGAGGACACCCTCGAGGTGGAGGACGCGGAGCCCGCGAGCGCCGAGTACCCGGAGGTCCCGGATGCCCGCTCCGTCACCGCGGCCGACTCGCACATGAGCGCCCCGGCCGACGACGCCGCCGGCCACGTCGACCCCGAGGGCCGCTGACATGGCGGATCAGGCAGCGGACGCCCCGCGCCACCCGCTCGCCGAGCCCGCGCCCATCGACGCCGACTCGATCGCCGAGCACGCGGAGGCCGCCGAGGAGGACGCCCGCGAGGACGCTCCCGACCCGTTCGGCGAGGGCCCGGACGACCAGTGATCCGCCCCAGGCGGCCCCGTCCCCCGCCCCCGGGGACGTCACATGAGCGTTGCCTGAGCGCCACCACACAGCCCTCGGGGCCGAGCGTAGCGTCGAGCGCATGGACACCGACGACCCGCGCCTCCAGCCCGCGGACACCTCAGACACCCGGCAGGACAAGGACTTCATCTCACCCAGCGAGGACGAC
It encodes the following:
- a CDS encoding Hsp20/alpha crystallin family protein; this encodes MNMAFDPFRELDRAMGALAETRQANRPMPIDLHREGDTYVLAADLPGIDPGSVDIDVDGQLLTIRAERTLAGDQNVRWLTRERVAGTFLRQLTLGQGIDTERISAHYANGVLSVTIPVSERAKPRKIAVTSDEPQGQEGRTLTVEQGAHAAS
- a CDS encoding GNAT family N-acetyltransferase; the protein is MSAPAPAAADPDLVFQPRLPLAMRPLDPDGDAALVHAWVTAPRARFWQMEHATLEEVRAEYASIDADPAREAWIGLHDGVPAFLVEAYDPADDPVGAHLDPLPGDRGMHLLVAPPAGDPLPGFTTAVMRHVVAHLLRDPAVRRLVVEPDVRNTRIQRLNELVGFRPLRVVDLGSKHALLSVATRDDALLHASPTDGHDMTLTHDHPLDTHTEARPAAASRTAEPDPRVHRADHLRPDAWAAATRHLVRKALAEFAHELLVEPERVDPERAPGAPRTPHDPRRWAEYRVASADGRSAYAYRARVLELDHWDVDEASIRRTVDGEPAALDAVDLVLDLRDRLGITDEVLPVYLDEIQSTLSAAAFSRLRDVPDARGLLTASYAEVESTMDEGHPCFVATNGRIGFDLDDHDRYAPEAGQDVRILWLAVHERLAHFAAVEGLDREAFLDAELGPVVRERFRARMADLGVDPAARVLVPVHPWQWENVVTVTFAGLVATRDIVLLGTGDDEYGAQQSIRTWANRTTPERCYVKTSLSILNMGFTRGLSPAYMAVTPAINDWVHALVTGDGEFARRGFGILREVASVGVRDARVDSALPPGHSHGKMLSALWRESPVPGLAEGERLMSMTSLLHVDAHGDTVLGALIDASGIGAPAWIRRWLDAYLVPLAHALLAHDLAFMPHGENVILVLRDHVVVRVLMKDIAEEVALFDMERELPEDVRRIRLDIPEEERTLTVFTDVMDGFLRFAAALVEDRDDLGPDGLWRVAAEALADHERAHPELADRVARFDLFTPSFDRSCLNRLQLRDNRRMVDLQAPVMQIHGSLRNPLAIHRGLRPRIG
- a CDS encoding lysine N(6)-hydroxylase/L-ornithine N(5)-oxygenase family protein, which codes for MSAAPDRVHDVVAVGLGPANLGLACLADPLDLDLVVLERKPRFDWHPGMMLPTAHLQTPFLADLVTLADPTSRFSFLAYLKDTGRLYSFYIREDFFVLRSEYVAYCRWAAERARGIELDRDVRAVSFDEAAGAYVVESVDAAGVAHVHRGRNLVVGVGTPPWLPEAVRDLPGVVHSSGYLGAKDALQERDAITVVGSGQSAAEIYRDLLEDVDSRGYRLDWITRSPRFFPLEYTRLTLEMTSPEYSDHFFGLPAGAREVLLREQRNLYKGIDSDLIDDVFQTLYRKRLAFDALRAEGRLGAGGDAGSGVPTRLLTNAEVVSARATPDGGAVLGLRHAETGAERDWPTGAVIMASGYDASAPGILDGLGDRVHRDARGRLDVAREHTVDDAGTLFVQNAEVHTHGFVAPDLGMTAHRNSRILRAITGREDYAVEERIAFQEFGLPEDAPVAGSGVLA
- a CDS encoding pyridoxal phosphate-dependent decarboxylase family protein codes for the protein MSPLPHASLPTASTLVDDRPAAIAPDPDPAAELFSDRTLPGWDAALRSAAAHVRTAARRADGPFTGITPDRLRRSFAGLDLDRPLGGLDDALDELDDLYLRDAVWFHDPSYVAHLNCPILIPAIAGELILSSVNTSMDTWDQSAGATLIERSLIDWTAGRIGLGADADGVFTSGGSQSNLQALLLARDEAAALHGLSMDDRQRMRILVSEVGHFSVEKSARILGLAPDAVIRVPADDAMRMRVDALERELARCSAAGLLPIAVVATAGTTDFGSVDPLPAIGDVCRREGIRLHVDAAYGGGLLTSLAHRHLLDGIEHADSVTVDYHKTFFQPVSSSALIVRDGRSLRHATLHADYLNPADRAHEEIPNQVDKSLQTTRRFDALKLWLTLRTVGADGVGRMLDDVIALADRTWLAMRRDPALEVVVRPEISALVFRYVPAAERDGSAGTCARIRSDAVNRGIRQAIQDSGRAMVAATRVDGRAHLKLTLLNPATTDAHIREILGMVVAAGDALDAGLDDAAQATVTATAHESAHAPAPAPVTSAEATR